In one window of Streptomyces sp. FXJ1.172 DNA:
- a CDS encoding acyl carrier protein — MLRTVLAEYGDDDVVIGMSTTFNRDLELESIDLVTLAGLLEERYGQRVNLAEFLAGMEFDEIIELTVGRLVEYVVWRLKTTQAG; from the coding sequence ATGCTGCGCACGGTGCTCGCCGAGTACGGCGACGACGACGTGGTGATCGGCATGTCCACCACCTTCAACCGTGACCTGGAGCTGGAGAGCATCGACCTCGTCACCCTGGCCGGCCTGCTCGAGGAGCGGTACGGGCAGCGGGTCAACCTCGCCGAGTTCCTGGCCGGCATGGAGTTCGACGAGATCATCGAGCTGACCGTGGGCCGGCTGGTGGAGTACGTGGTGTGGCGTCTGAAGACCACGCAGGCGGGCTGA
- a CDS encoding glycosyltransferase, which yields MSAFLFVVPPLTGHINPAVGVAARLAAHGHRVAWACADPALVGRLAGPDAEVHGCAGPVPGAGGAVRPPDLRGAEALKFLWEWYLLPLADAMAPGVRAAAETFRPDVVVADQQAFAGALVAERLGLPWATSATTSAEFAGAYDGLPKIAEWLRRSLAALRARIGVPSHSADPRFSPHLLLIFSTPELIGPQAPLAPHIHYVGPSLAGRPAGPGFPWERLDQSRAKVLVTLGTANADTGVRFLAECLTALRDRADRVQGVIADPAGVLPVPPGDKDVLVLAQVPQLPLLERMDAVVCHAGHNTVCEALWHGVPLVVAPIRDDQPVVAGQVVDAGAGVRVRFGRVRAAQLGAALDTVLTERAHRAAAARIRTAFRAAGGTRAAAAHLENLADSAAESR from the coding sequence GTGAGCGCCTTCCTCTTCGTCGTACCGCCGCTGACCGGGCACATCAACCCGGCCGTCGGCGTGGCCGCCCGGCTGGCCGCGCACGGACACCGGGTCGCCTGGGCGTGCGCCGACCCGGCGCTGGTCGGCCGGCTCGCGGGCCCGGACGCCGAGGTGCACGGGTGCGCGGGCCCGGTGCCCGGCGCCGGGGGCGCCGTGCGACCGCCGGACCTGCGGGGCGCGGAGGCACTGAAGTTCCTGTGGGAGTGGTACCTGCTGCCGCTCGCCGACGCCATGGCCCCGGGAGTGCGGGCAGCGGCCGAGACGTTCCGCCCGGACGTCGTCGTGGCCGACCAGCAGGCCTTCGCCGGCGCCCTGGTGGCCGAGCGCCTCGGGCTGCCGTGGGCCACCTCCGCCACCACCTCGGCGGAGTTCGCCGGCGCCTACGACGGCCTGCCGAAGATCGCCGAGTGGCTGCGGCGGAGCCTGGCCGCACTGCGGGCCCGCATCGGCGTTCCGTCCCACAGCGCCGACCCGCGCTTCTCGCCGCACCTGTTGCTGATCTTCAGCACTCCCGAACTCATCGGCCCCCAGGCGCCGTTGGCACCCCACATCCACTACGTCGGACCCTCGCTCGCCGGGCGTCCGGCCGGCCCCGGCTTCCCCTGGGAGCGGCTCGACCAGAGCCGGGCGAAGGTCCTGGTGACCCTCGGCACCGCGAACGCCGACACGGGCGTCCGGTTCCTCGCCGAGTGCCTCACCGCGCTGCGCGACCGCGCCGACCGGGTGCAAGGGGTGATCGCCGACCCGGCCGGGGTCCTCCCGGTGCCGCCCGGTGACAAGGACGTCCTGGTCCTCGCGCAGGTGCCCCAACTCCCGCTGCTGGAACGGATGGACGCCGTCGTCTGCCACGCGGGACACAACACCGTGTGCGAGGCCCTGTGGCACGGTGTCCCGCTCGTCGTCGCGCCCATCCGCGACGACCAGCCCGTGGTGGCCGGACAGGTCGTGGACGCCGGCGCGGGCGTCCGGGTCCGCTTCGGCCGGGTCCGCGCGGCCCAGCTGGGCGCGGCCCTCGACACCGTCCTCACCGAACGCGCCCACCGGGCCGCCGCCGCCCGGATCCGCACCGCGTTCCGCGCGGCGGGCGGCACCCGGGCCGCGGCGGCCCACCTCGAGAACCTCGCAGACTCAGCAGCGGAGAGCCGATGA
- a CDS encoding alpha/beta hydrolase, translating to MVDAGGIRLHVQRTGPTEGRVPRATVVLVHGLLTDSLASYYFTVAPAFAAAGLDVVMYDLRGHGRSGRPPQGYTLDHNIDDLEALLGRLDIAGPVHLVGNSYGGTIAFGYAARHPQRTLSLTLIESEPATPAWAAKLGRILDRVVSELAHNEPDALAWITANRGHNTARLAKGAARLARETTLGRDIPASRVLTESEIRAVRCPVLGVYGGESDLAGLVPLKRALLTDFRAVVLPGHEHSVLVEAPATVGRHILDLIHAGAGVR from the coding sequence ATGGTCGACGCCGGCGGGATCCGGCTGCACGTCCAGCGCACGGGGCCCACCGAGGGCCGCGTGCCCCGTGCCACGGTCGTCCTGGTGCACGGCCTGCTCACCGACAGCCTGGCCAGTTACTACTTCACCGTCGCCCCCGCCTTCGCCGCGGCCGGCCTCGACGTGGTCATGTACGACCTGCGCGGACACGGCCGCAGCGGGCGGCCGCCGCAGGGCTACACCCTCGACCACAACATCGACGACCTGGAGGCCCTCCTCGGCCGGCTGGACATCGCCGGCCCCGTCCACCTCGTCGGCAACTCCTACGGCGGCACCATCGCCTTCGGCTATGCGGCCCGGCACCCGCAGCGCACGCTCAGCCTGACGCTGATCGAGTCCGAGCCCGCGACCCCGGCCTGGGCGGCGAAACTCGGCCGCATCCTCGACCGGGTCGTCAGCGAACTCGCCCACAACGAGCCCGACGCCCTCGCCTGGATCACCGCGAACCGGGGCCACAACACCGCACGCCTGGCCAAGGGCGCCGCCCGCCTCGCCCGCGAGACCACCCTCGGCCGGGACATCCCCGCGAGCCGGGTGCTCACCGAGAGCGAGATCAGGGCCGTACGCTGCCCGGTTCTCGGGGTGTACGGCGGCGAGTCGGACCTCGCCGGCCTGGTGCCGCTGAAGCGGGCGCTGCTGACGGACTTCCGGGCGGTCGTGCTGCCCGGGCACGAGCACTCGGTGCTGGTCGAGGCGCCCGCGACCGTCGGGCGGCACATCCTGGACCTGATCCACGCGGGGGCGGGGGTCCGGTGA